A segment of the Lycium barbarum isolate Lr01 chromosome 7, ASM1917538v2, whole genome shotgun sequence genome:
aatagaaaaagaaagagaaataaCTCCCCATGCCTAAATCACATTAACAAATTCTGGCAAACATCGACTTGAGATGCATTGACTTTTTAGACAGCTCTGCaatttctttattatttttaatttatgaatGACAGCTGTGGAATGTTACCAAAGAGGTAACAAAAACATCACCTGAAATAATCCATCTTCCTCCTCGTCCGTCATATAGAGTGGCCCAGGTACATGGAGTTTGATTACTTGTATTTTTCTACCATTGGCATCAGAAGTATTTTCAAGAATAGAGAGGGCTTCAATGGATATTTCATACTGAGGATCAGACTGATCAACAGTCCAAGACAGCAAAACAACACCAGGCTTCCCAAAACAGCACATGTTgtcaatatgaccatttgtatCATCATCACCTGCAACATCAACAGTAAACAAAAGCCTTAACTGTTCACTTCTGTatgattattttttaaaaagaaagaaaaggaaaaggaaacatCATCAAGGTCCAAATGCATAAATTTTGAAAGATAAACAATAAAACCACGAATTCATTGAAAGGTTAAGATCCCAATACGTTATTCGAAACAACACTTAAACTCTCTAATAAAAATGTTTTATAGGTTAATAAACTCTTAAGTAACTAGAAAATTTCAATATACCAACTTTGTTCCGATTACTAAAGTTAATGATCATTTTGTGCAAATCCCTTTGGATTGTTAATTAGAGAAAAGATTTGAACGTGCTTCTGCattataattaaaatatcaaGTATTTTAGATTATTTAAGGGTATTTTGATCCTGCCACAATGTTATAACCGACTCAGTAGTCAATTCTTTTCTTATCTTCAAGGATTCTAGTAATTTCTTCTTCGCAAATATGAAAACAACATAGATATATCTAGTTTTAAAGACTTCTTTGTAATGAAATCCTTGTAATTGGCTCAGACCTAAAGGTCAACGCCATTAAGTTAGCTAAATTTATACTTAATATTTCTAGTAACTAATAATAGCctatcttccaagaacattaatTAAAAGAGTCAACTATAATGTGATTTAGATTTTGAAATTTCAGAAGATAATAGCAGCATCTAAGGTTCCTTGCAATGTGAAGTTATGTACAGAATATAACTATTTCaatataaacaaaataaaattcaaGATGCTACACCAAATGGTCTAGAAGACTAGAACAGCAATACATCTCTCAGACTTATACTTCACTTTATAACTGCTACCTTAATTAAGAGGAACAAATGTCAGACATAAGTTAAAAAAGAACATTCATAGGACGAATATAAGACTCCCAAGAAATGAGATGCCCAACTTCCAGGAGAAAATGCTCAATCAAGTTTTGATCAGTATTTTGTCCAAAaaaatcttcttcttcttttttttccatATCAGGTTCAATTCTTAAAACCTTACACACTTGTTTAACCCCAAACTGCAGTTTACAGTCTCTTTTCCCAAAATTCCTCTCAAAGGGCCAGCTTTTACAAAAAAGTTTCGACCAAAAAGAAGTCTTGGAGACCTCCAAGTGGGAACATGCACATATCAAAAGGCACCGATGGAAACAGCCGTGCTAATTAACCTATGAAATTTCAACATTCTCAGGGCTGTTTTGTCTTATGCAAAAATGAGAATGGATACGCATCATCCTAATCACACAACCAAGGATAGAACTTTGTTAAATCCAACACCACATGAAAGCATGGACTTTTGTAGGTCAAGGACACAATTCAACTATATTAACTATGTGTACAGAAAAATAGAAGTTCATGAGCAGGATGAATACCAAACAACCCTCGAGGCAGCCAAATAACCTTCCTGACCCCAAGATATGCTTTTAGTTCATTCTCAATCTGTTCTTTAGACAAATGGGGATTCCTGTTTTTGTTCAGGAGGCACTCTTCTGTTGTGAGACAAGTCCCTGAAGAGAAGATAAAAGAGGATAAGACAGCATGCTCTTTGCATCTAAACAACAATCATAAGAGTGGTATCTGAATTTAGAATACAATATGAGATTCAAGGCAAACAGATGAAGACACCCCATGGAACTGGATAACCGTGTAAGTAGATGAAAGTAAATTACCGGCAGAACCATTCAACTCTTTTTTTCAGCATTCCGAATTCAATTTGGCACATTCGATAATTTGTATTACTAGCTATTAGATTACAGATGTCATTTAGTTCAAGAGTTAATAAATAAGTTTTGTACAGATAAGCTATGTGGCTTTTGGCTTCCATACTTGCTTGCTTAATATCTTACAGGCAGATGATCGGGAGTTTGTCTATGACTGGTGTTTCATAAATAGATCACAGCTAACGAAATCAACTCTCTAATTATTACTCTGAAATGGAGAAAGAAGCTCACTTTCAAATTATAAAGAAATCAAGTCGAGttcataaaattaataaaatgtaTCTACCTTCTCCATCAACGTGAATGCTTCCACCTTCAAGAATCATAGAGTGCTGAAACCTTGGGACCTTTTCAATTGCCAAAATCTAAGCAAACAGAACAGAATGGTTAACTCAGTGAAGAGTATCTAATAACCAATAATGTACTATCAACAAGATATATTTGCAGCATTAGAAATTTGCAGACCTTTCTTGCAACAAGAAGGTCATGACTCCAGTCTTCGTAACAGCCATCATCAACACCTAGATATTTCAAATATCACAATCATGAATGTGTTTTgccagagaaaaaaaaaaaaagtgctttgCATCAATCCAAGGGCAACAATATCTTACTGAATATGGTTTTGGGACAATATTACTATGGCAAGACAGAACCAAAGCACACatgccacaacaacaacaacctaccCAGTATAATACCACCAGGTGGGGTCTGGAGGAggagagtgtacgcagaccttacccctaccttgtaaaggtagagaggctgtttccgatagaccctcggctcaaggaaCAGAATATTAAACACAGAAGATAAATATCCTGAGCCCTTCAATAGATCGTCAAACTATATTTCTATGGATTCCATTTGACATGACAAGCTGTAGAATTATCGTTTCATATGCTGGAACTGGAATGCTAAGAAATCCACAAGCAGTTGGGATGGGAAAACTCAACATAAAGTATCATCATGTCAGATTGGCTATTAGCTAAACTATCTGATGATTAACATTTTGAGGAAAAAAGATTTTCTTAGTGGGATCAATGAGAATTTTCCCTTGACAATAAATACACACATTTCTGATTCTAGCGCATATAGCTTTTAAGATCACCCGATGGAGGACTAATAGTTTTCTACAAACAAGATAATCATGAGTTCGAACTTTTAGTCCCGTAAATTGGACACTCTGAGTATATTTGTTAAGCCTcccaagaaaaatataataattaatgGAAATCGGATTGTGTGTCGTAACTAACAGTTGAAAACTCCTGGGACAGGATACTCCAATTGATAACTTTTGCATGAAAAAAGAAAAGCAGCATAGAAGTTCCTCAAAGATATCAAGAGTGGGATCCATATCTCTCACCACCCCAGCTATTGAAGGTCCAATCAATCCCTGCAACACTTGACATTACATGTTCTGCATTTGCTGCAGTATTTCTGATGACAAACTGCAAAGATAGagatagagcccgtttggatgggcttatgcctataagctgtttgcagcttataagctaaaaaaaataagttggggtagtctaacttattttttttggcttataagctgttttaaacagcttataagctgctttagataaggtaagtcaaatgggccaaattatttttttgagcttattttaagcacaaaatgactttaagctgaccagccaaacactcaaaaaagctgaaaacagcttataagcaacttagaagcaacttataagccaatccaaacgggctcatacaTATTTCATGTAACTCCCTATGTGGTGTGACGGTTAAAAGTAAATACAATTTGAACTCCACAGAAAGGAAACAATAGCTCACAGTTGGACCAGTATCACGAAACCAAGAATCATTCATGTTCATCTCCACAACCCTGACATGTTTAGGCAACAAGCTGCGTGCATTTTCCCACTGTTCAACATAGATATGTGTTAGAAACACAAGCTAGGGGAATATGATTCTTTTTAGCACTAAAGGAGGACTATGATGATGTAATAAGAAAACATTTTTGGTGCCTTCCAAAAACTGCCAACCTGAGCAGCACTAGCACAGACTGTTACTGGTTCAAATCTTGAAATAGCAGATGCTACAGTTGCAAATACACGCTGACCATGCACTGCATTATTTCGCCAGTTATCTGGACGCTCCTACATCTCAAACATAAAGCTATCAGCAAATAGAAACCCAAACTTTTCTCTGGTTTTCTTTTAAGCAATTATTATGCTCCGCGAAAAATTAAGCCTAAAAGGGAGGGaaggaaaaagaaataaaattggGAGATAGTACTAGTTGAACAGGGAAGAAAATAGTTGCCTTTTAAGAGATTTTAATCAGTCATGTCAAGATGTCAACCATACAGATGATATCATAAAATGTCCTTAAGAAATGTGAAATCTGCGGATTTAAGAGTTTATGGGTTCTGGCAACTCTTGTTAGCCATCAAACCCACTACCCATTTATGCGATTGGGTTCGCAGTTTATATGTGTGCATATAGCGGATTCCCCAACACATATAGAGGGTGTGGGCCAAAGCTACTTAGTTCTGCCGAACCCGTATAATATACAACACATCCACCTCTGGCCGTACGCTACTAAGATGGAACTCCAATACAAAGTTTCAAACAGAGATTTCTGACACTTACGATACGAAAGGGAACTAAAGACAACTTTAACAGATAATAGAAAGGAAATCAGGAACTGGGATCGTAGTTTGCTGATGAGATCAAGTAAAGTTTCTTCTCACTTGCAAcagaacagttttttttttttttttttttttgggaaacaGGTTAcatcttgtattatagaccagtACTTGGGAAGTACTGAAAACCCCTTTACaagagagaaaggaaaaaaaagaaatttaaacAAAAGTCCTTGAAGCATAGCTGCAATCCGGAAATGAATCAAGAACATCTAGGATTGTCTCTGTATCTTCAGGGTATGCATTTGTATACCAAAAACAAAGTAGCATAACAGAGTTGAGCTTGATCATCTGCATTGTACTACTTCTATTCTCAAAATATCTGGCATTCCTTTCTTTCCAGATTGTCCACCATATACATGCTGGGATGATCCTCCAGTTTCTTCTGCTCTTTGCCCCAATCCCAGCCTCCTCCCAGCTAAAAAGAGTCTCAACAATATTGCTTGGCATTGTCCATAACTGGCATGTGACCTTGCAATATAGAAATAAGTGTCGGCTTCAGCTTCAGTCCCACATAAACAGTACTTTGAGCTTGTAGTTGTTGGTACTGTTCTTGCTTatcttaatttttatttttagtaaaagtttcattattttgtttctttcttttttagggTTAGGTAAGTTAGCTGTGTGGATATGTATGATGATGGCCCATCGTGGACGTTTGTGATACAAAATGGAATTTGAGGAGAATTCTAGCTAAAAACTAAGCTATATTAAGGAGAGCTAAAGGTTGATTTTGATTGATAGCTCTAAAATAATTACACCAACAGAATATATATAATaccagtgtagtcccacaagtgagGTGTGAGATGGATATGATGTACGCAAACCTTATATAGAGGTTATTTCTGATAGATTATCGGCTCAAAGAAAAAGCAAGAACAGTATCATAAAACAACTCAAATTCAAACATAGAACCTATTCCAAGAAAGAGTAAGGGGCATAAAACTTTCAGCCCATAACAAGTTGAAGAAATAGAGAGTTCTTACAGGCCAACCCATCCAACAATGAGAGTGAGGTTCCCATTCTGCAGGCATACGATATCCATTTTCAACCGGTGTTCCTTTCAAATCCATCACTAACCTCTTCTTCTTCAGCCCCAACACAAGCTTacatatgttgatattgtgtttTATATGAAACCATCAGTGCAAAAAGATAGCAAAAGTGCTTGTGAAACTGTAaaaagaatctttttttttttttgtaattccaaTGAAGATTCTTCAAATAATGTGTGCTGTGTAATTCTTTCTTTTTCCCCGCTTTTAGgaattattaaaatattaaaaagaaGGGAATCATCTGATGTGATCCTTGATTAAAGTAATTAAAAAAGTTAATTGATATTGCTTTCACACTACTTTTAAATTCTCCTCTGCTCTCTAACAATGCTCCggctgttcacttttacttgtcatattccaaaatagatttttatttttacttgtcacttttagtcTATCAAGataattattttttgttttagtcataatattaaatattcacttcaaatcatttttttaatccaacaaaaatatgcatcaattaatacgagtacattgataaattatgcactctatttattattttttaaaaggtGTGCgtagtcaaaagtggacaagtaaaagtaaacagaAGAAGTATTAAATAGGGATAAGGAATAGTAAAACATCTAAACTATAACGAAATTGTCGCGCACCTAAACTGGCAAGGGCCCTATAACCCCCTAAacgtattttttttatattatttgaacttatttttttcaTACTATTTACCCCCTtcattaattttcttaaaaaaataagttaaaacaCCATATATGCAAACACGCACTTatccaaaaccaaaaaaaaaaaggatcttcATATTTTTTCATTTGAAACGATCAGACCTCATCCTCTCTCATCCCTTCGCCATCTTTCTTTCACTGTCACGATTATCTTTTTTTTCGTGAATCACTTGATCTCAATTCCCTTTTGTGTACTTAAACATAGTTCTTTATTTACGGCTATAATTTCGTTGAGACGGTGAAAGGAGAACGAAGGATTTGAGAGAAGAAGTGAATTCAGTCATTTGGGTATGAAAGGAAAAATACATTAAGACCCTTTTTTTTAGTTTTGAATAAGAGCGTATTTGCACATACTGTGTTTTACATTTCTTTTTACTAGGTAACTAGTGAATAGGTCCGCGCTTCACGCGATAAGAAAAGACTATTAAATTCATAAAATAAATTCTTATAAATATGGAATATTACAATTAATTTATATTTTAGATATTTAAAACACCTTATTCTTTATGGAATATTTTAGAATTAAGAAGAAGAAATATAGTAATAAAGAAAAGCATttaatatgaaataaaaaaaataaaaaaaaagataagaaaaAAAGTAGCTAGGCGAGAAAGAAGAGGAACGGAGTGAGGGCAATCAAAAGTGCAATACAATAACTGCAGAAATGATACAAATGCCGAGGAAGTGAGGGTATAACCAAAGGTGACAGAGGAATTGGAAAAATTATACAAATGGTTTCACTACAACAAAGTATAAAAATGgcaataaaaaatttaatatttgacaacttatttttattgttggcaaataaACTTTTTTAttgccaaacaatttaattttgttgtcataatattgattattgttgcaaaaagtacttttgacaacaaCAAAAAACAATTATTGCACGTCATTACAATAACAGCCGTTGGAAAAAGTTTATGCAACAAATTTGGTGAAATGTGCACACACTCCGTAGTTAATTGATTGGAGCAGCAAAATTGCAAAAGCTAATAGAAAGTCGATGCCCACACAATTTtagggtccggaaccaaaatgcccccaaaaaatatattttgaaccaaaataccccaacaaaaaaaaatgttaccaaaatgtctttagcgcagtaatttactgcgctaaagcagttaacggggacGGCTCCATTAACTGCTATatcgcagtaaattactgcgctatagtccctcttttttttttcggcccttttggttaacccttcttccattacactttttaacgtactttgaccataaattaatcatgttttgggactccgaaacttcaatattttatatagaaccctccttatttttgtgcgattaataaggtaggatcaaacATCAAcgatacacaaaagttcggatggccgttttagtggttgaaaagtgctcgaacgccattttcgattgaaggctcggtgacattaacttgaagttctttacgaatacttaaacttgttcattaataataatcaaaagttagtcaaaatgacatcattcatacaaaaaaaaaaaaaaacttaattaaattgcatcattcattcataaccttgagtagatgaaaatacttaacatattaatattcttcaaaataacagcataatcataaattaaacttacaactaaaatcacaacattcttaatcatcatcagagtacaagtccttaatatcgtcctcagaaaaatattggcggtttcttaagacacatcttttttcagtagcagttagttctctaccggttgatgatgcttgttcttcggccaactttagcatgtaaaatctacatcgtcttgccagcattctgttgttttcttttctaatccttttcacggcaagctcgcaagtttctagacctacttgaggcatggttaaggagtaccttgttgggattggagcgttgagatttttcaagtcacgaacaagacgttctgattcggcaagccgatgtgacaaTTCTCGGCATAAACTgcaataatattcccgcggatctgaatatttcacacagcagaaatcatcattacgctctataagaaggtggggatttagctcatctagtttgaaatcactggtatcgctcgaaaaactgctatgatttgaactttcatcatcactgctatttggttcttttggaaggagtaaagaccaagctgagtttctactaattgacattgaatatggtgtagtctaataacaaaagaaatggctacttatatagttgcaaacccccaagtaggggggggggggggagggtctttatgaccctacctacttaccttattgtaagaaaaatattaatcttcatcggacatttcacagtctgaatcccacttggatctaaatcttgtgctactatgtataccatattctaccctatggtaacgtatttgcatccgattgttctcttcgcgaaaacgattaagatccaaattaaactcttgtggagttccgcgaggcattgacatagcacgtttttttgggcgtttaagccctactgacgctaacttgtgctccagtgcttcagcttccctaacacgccaatcccactcctctctcattttattattgtattctcgattgaatctgtcgttagggttatttgagtaatgaaaatcatcatcacctagttcccaggtcctacctattgcttcaaagatgtttgctggagtgaacgatataacacgattaatatctctaaattggaaaaaaaatgacatcgtaactcaattttgtgtggaatgttgtgttggtaacagttattcgtcaaattacgttatataaagtttgattcgaatcatgacgtttttttgtttgacagttgaggtgaCAATACGATGCAGcggcatagcgcagtaaaatattgcgttatACCGGTATAACGCATTAAATTAGTGTGTTATTTTGacataacgcattattttactgcgttgtgAGGCTCTGTGACAGAATAacacagtaatttactgcgctattctgCCATAACGCAGTtatttcatgcgttatgcaacactccatacttaatttgatttgacgtaacactgcaagacactgtaattgcatgcatgcgttggttctatattcaaacttcaaatcctattaatactgagttcgtataaggcaaaaaaagcataaaattctaagtttcaactagttttagcattttgtattcctcctcaattattcaaaatatggcagatgttccaagaattagagtttctttattctgggacggacaaattatattcgaggaaaataatttgcgatATGATTCTCctaagtttccacttgacttaaaattctcaaaactactccaagccttgtataatagactacaagttagtagaagtgattttgatctaaatataattggaaaatatccaatgtcatttatgccgcaaggtgtaactagttatggacagtggtacattcaagacgatgattctttgactgattatttgaaggcgccttatgattataggcaatgcataactttaaacgtccttgaaatgtatatagagaaggtgcccattaatcgacttgaattcatggctagggctcctcaggaagcccgaaatagacctcgtcgggaagccccgtctataattcaggccgaagtcactcaagcggaacctactaatcaacacaattacccgacatgagtacctatgaaagcattttgactagtcaaatgcctctggatagtttaagtAAGCAATTTGgcgggcagtggtaaatattcattttttacaatattattattattattattattattattattattattattattattattattattattatgtgtagtggcacttgaatgctactaatgatgtcgattatattatttaggggttatacacctgatatggatcatatcggacggtctcctcaatggggatggaggaatcaggttggaacatcctcagcctatccaacaactcaaagcgatggtccttcctcaagtttcagtgcagttgattactatcggtacgtctattttttttaacatcaatagtgttatttgatgtgtagtagttaaaacaccctaatttcttatgtagggagaatgtgatggttgcaccaaattataggcaaaggcctgctatggatggtccggattatccgaattatatagtgacatcatccagcgatagtgaggaaatacctaatgcggaggaaagtgacgatgaacaaagtgacgatgagattgaggttggaactaatcctcaacat
Coding sequences within it:
- the LOC132603536 gene encoding agmatine deiminase-like isoform X1, whose amino-acid sequence is MDLKGTPVENGYRMPAEWEPHSHCWMGWPERPDNWRNNAVHGQRVFATVASAISRFEPVTVCASAAQWENARSLLPKHVRVVEMNMNDSWFRDTGPTFVIRNTAANAEHVMSSVAGIDWTFNSWGGVDDGCYEDWSHDLLVARKILAIEKVPRFQHSMILEGGSIHVDGEGTCLTTEECLLNKNRNPHLSKEQIENELKAYLGVRKVIWLPRGLFGDDDTNGHIDNMCCFGKPGVVLLSWTVDQSDPQYEISIEALSILENTSDANGRKIQVIKLHVPGPLYMTDEEEDGLFQDGDAKTRNSGTRLAASYVNFYIANGAIITPQFGDKKWDEEAIRVLSLAFPGYEVVGIEGAREIVLGGGNIHCITQQQPTGPEYSPKVITGSISEQRDN
- the LOC132603536 gene encoding agmatine deiminase-like isoform X2, producing the protein MNMNDSWFRDTGPTFVIRNTAANAEHVMSSVAGIDWTFNSWGGVDDGCYEDWSHDLLVARKILAIEKVPRFQHSMILEGGSIHVDGEGTCLTTEECLLNKNRNPHLSKEQIENELKAYLGVRKVIWLPRGLFGDDDTNGHIDNMCCFGKPGVVLLSWTVDQSDPQYEISIEALSILENTSDANGRKIQVIKLHVPGPLYMTDEEEDGLFQDGDAKTRNSGTRLAASYVNFYIANGAIITPQFGDKKWDEEAIRVLSLAFPGYEVVGIEGAREIVLGGGNIHCITQQQPTGPEYSPKVITGSISEQRDN